Within the Stigmatopora argus isolate UIUO_Sarg chromosome 23, RoL_Sarg_1.0, whole genome shotgun sequence genome, the region gcatccgcaccctcttgctactgtgacaacgtaatttcccgaatacgggatgaataaagttatccaatccaaaaaacgCCCTGCGCCAAAGCTCAACCTTTCTTCACGCAGCACCCCGACATGTACGAGCGCGCCGTGTTGCGGAAGGAGCACCAGAAGAAATACGGCGCCACCGTGGACCTGTGGAGCATCGGCGTCACCTTTTACCACGCCGCCACCGGCAGCCTCCCTTTTAGACCCTTCGAGGGCCCACGCCGGAACCAGGAAGTGATGTAAGTCGGCGGGGGAAGCCACGGCGTGGCTTCCGTGAGgatcacgcaaaaaaaaaactcccaccCGCCGCCACCCTAGGTACAAGATCATCACGGAGAAGCCGTCCGGCACCATCTCGGGCCACCAGAAGTGCGAGAACGGCAAGATCGAGTGGAGCACCGAGATGCCCGTCTCGTGCAGCCTGTCCAAGTGAGTCGCCATTGCCGCCGCCGACGACATCGTCCCTCGCCGACCGTGGCGCTCCTCCCCTCAGGGGTCTTCAGAGTCTCCTGACTCCGGTCCTGGCCAACATCCTGGAGGCGGACCAAGAAAAGTGTTGGGGCTTCGATCAGTTCTTCGCCGAGACCAACGACATCCTGCACCGGGCGGTGGTCTTTGTCTTCAGCCTGCAGCAGGCCACCTTGCACCGCGTCTACATCCACGAGTACAACACGTGAGTAGGCGGACGCGGTGGCGAGCGACCGGGGGCCGGCTCGCGGTCTCCGGACGGCTCCGCCACGCCCTCCTCGGCCGCAGGGCGGCGCTGTTCCAGGAGCTGCTGGCCCGCCGGACCAGCATCCCGCTGCACAACCAAGAGCTGATCTACGAGGGGCGGCGCCTGGCGCTGGACCCGGGCAGGCAGGCTAAGAGCTTCCCCAAGACCACCAGGGACAACCCCATCATGCTGGTCAGCAGAGAGTCGGTGGCCACCGTGGGACTCATCTTCGAGGACCGTAAGTGGGCGGATCCCCGAGGGATCGGTCGCTCCGTCCTTGCGTCCCTCCCTACCCGCGTCTCCACTCCACCCCTCTAATTCCCAGCGAGCCCCCCCAAAGTGCAGCCACGCTACGATCTGGACCTGGACGCCAGCTACGCCAAGGTACGTggagaaggaagaaaaaaaaaacgcggcCCCGCCGTCGGACCCCGTCTcacgccccgccccgccccttACCTCTCCGCCAGACCTTCGCGGGCGACATCGGACACTTGTGGAAGACGTCTCAGTCTCTGCTGGTCTACCAAGAACTGGTCCGAAAAGGAGTCCGAGGCCTCGTGTGAGTAGCCGCGGCGGCTGTGGGGTTTGGGACGGGACGACACGCCCGCCGCCCTCGCCGACCCTGACGTCGTCCACAGGGAGCTGATGAGGGAGGACTACAACGAGATGGTCCGCAAGCAGTCGGAGGTGTTCCACCTGTGCAAGTTGGCCACGCAGACGTTGGAAAAGAACAAGCAACTGTGAGTCAGTCACGCTCCGCCCCCAAACGCGGCGTTCGCCGCCGCCGCTTGACGAGCGCACGGGCGCAGGTTGGAGGTCCTGACGCAAGCCAACGTGCTGACTTCCGAGTACGACGAGATCGCCGACATGCACAAGAAAGTGGTTCGGGTGAGTCCGCCTCCGCCGACGGCGCCCGTCAATCGCTCCGCTTGACGTGGGCGGCCGCAGATCGCCGCCTCGCTGGAGCCGGTCGAGCGAAGCGTCCAGGAGCTCAAGTCCAAGTTGGCGCCGGGAGGTCTGCTGAGCGATGCCTGGACGCAGCAAGTGGGCACGCATCCCCAAGACAGAAAGTACgaagcccgcccgcccgccgtttAATGGGCCGGTTCGGTTGGGGCGCGCGACTCACCGCCGTCTTCTCCGCGTCTAGCGTGGAAAAAATCAAAGTCCTGCTGGACGCCATCACGGCCATCTACCAACAGTTCAAGAAAGACAAGGCCGAGCGACGTGAGTCCGGTCCGccgtcgccgccaccgccgttCCTCCACGCCACTCGTCAAATTCCGCCTCGTCTTTAGGTCTCCCGTACAACGAGGAGCAGATCCACAAGTTCGACAAGTAGGTCCGAGGGGACGCCGACGCGTTCCGAGAGCGCCGGGCGGCCGGCTCACCGCCTTGGAATGCGTGCGCCACAGGCAGAAGCTGGTCCTCCACGCCGGCAAAGCTCGCTCCTTGTTCACCGAGGAGTGCGCCATGAAGTACCGCCACTTCATCTCCAAGAGCGAGGAGGCCATGAGGTGAGACGCCGTGGTCTCGTCCCGCCCCGGccggcccgcccgcccgcccgccgtctTGACGCCCGTCTGCACGCAGGAAGATCCAGCACATGAGGAAGCAGCTCCTGACCTCCGGCGCCCAGCTGGCCGGCATCGAGAAGGAAGTTCGCGTCCTCCTGGAGATAGCCTCCAAGGTAGGCGTCGACGTTTCATTTTACCCGCCCTCGCCGCTAGCTACGAAtgagccgttttttttttttttagctgcagGAGCAGGTTCCCGGGAAAGTTCTACCGGTGCTGCTGAGCGGTCTGAAGCCTCAGGCGTACTTGAGCCAGCACACGTTGGTGGAAATGACGCTCGGGTAAGAACCAGACGGCGGCGGGGTGACGCCGGCGCGTCGTTTAACGAGTCCGCCGCGTGCCTGGCGCAGCATGAAGAAGCtgaaggaggagatggagggCATGGCAAAGGAACTGGCTGAGAACAACCACTTCCTGGAAAGGTATGCtcactcctatttttttttttttttttttggcccgtCGTCCACAGAGCTTTAGGCCGCCCGTTTAAAATGGACCGACCGCGTCGCTCTTCCTCAGATTCGGGACGCTGACGCTGGACGGCGGTTTGCGAGGTtgagccggccggccggcccacCGTCGGGGGGGAAAACCGCCGCTTGTAAATAACGGGCCTTTGTTTTGTAAATAGACGTTGTTGGAGACCTCCGCTTTGTACATGTACGCCGACGATGAAGAAATAAAAACGTCAAGCGCCACCGGAACGCTTCTCATTGCCAGGCGAGTCACGTGACGGGCCGGTTGCCGGGGCGACGGCCGCTGTTGCCGTGGCGACCGCGCGCGCCACCGCGGCAGCggagacgacgacggcggccgCCGCCGCTTTTGGATGAGGAatttttcatgaaaatgaacGGCGCGGATGCATACGTGTAATCGGGCTCGCGTTTGAGGCGGGGTGCCGGACTGCCTGGCCTGGGTGGGCTctgccgctcgctcgctcgctctccccCCGCCTTTTACACAGCACTTGGTTCGGCCCAAGATACGCGCAGCGTTCTTTTCATCTTGGCCATCCTCGGAGCCATGACGGACGGCCGCTCGCCTCTCGGTCCTTCCCATCGGGCTCTTCTGGCTCTCGCGCGCTGAACGCCGTTTCCAGCTCGCCGAGCGCCGCTTCCCGCCTGCCGGACGGCCGGCGGATGGTGGCGCCACCGGAGGTAAGTACGCGGCTTTGGCCCCTTTGCGCGCCGTCCATCGAACGACGGAGGCCATCGATAAATCCGTGTCGAACTGGCGCCAGTCCGGGTGGGCGGGGCTCGGCGCGGGCTCTCGGCCCTTTTGGCGTTTCGCCTCCCGGCCGCCGACGTCGATTCCATGGCTTTGTTTTCCAAAGCCGCCATTAGTTTAGCCGCGCACGACGTTGTTTCCGGGCAGAACGACTTGGGCCGCCACCTATTGTTGATATGTCGAGAAGCGGGAAGGTCAAAACAAGCTAGCGGGGGCTACTTTGCGTAAGCCGCGACCTCCAGAGAAACATGTTTCTGGCGGCCTCGGCCAACTGGTCGCAAGTAGAAAGTGAAAACGCGCTCGTCTACTTTGCCGATTTTCTaacgcaggggtcgggaacctttttgaaagacagagccataaacaattcccattttcaaatgttattccttgtgagccatactcacaatttaaaagtcaaaatacatgaaatgttgTCGTCATCttgtcacttttaaagtacaaaaggtCTCCGAATTCCTTTGACAacgttgttacgctgttgctaatcaatgaaatcaatgccacagtcccgacgtgacgttcctattggtgcgttcgggactcagctctctcaccaccggtttccatttTAGctccgagccatatgcacccatcttaagagccacatgtggctcccgagccataggttccctacccctgttctaacGGATCGGTGGTCACTCCAAGGGCTTCTTAGGCTGTTTTGGAGCGTGGCGGCGGTGGCCAGCGCTAAAGCGCGGGTGTGTTGCAGATGGTGTACGCCCGGGCCAACACGGTGGCCATGGAGCGCCGGCTCTACGCGCCGGCCTTCCGGCCCCCGGCGCTCTCCTTCAACTACTCGGAAGCGGACAACGGCACGGCGACGGCGGCAGTGGAGGGGCTGACGTCGGGCGAGGCGGTGGCCCTGGCCCTGGCCTTCGGGGTCCTGTGGCTGGTGTCGGTGGCGGGGAACGCGCTGGTTTGCCTGGTGATCCGCCGCAGCCGCCGCACGCAGTCCACCACCAACTACTTTGTGGTGGCCATCGCCTGCGCCGACCTGCTGCTGAGCGTGGGCGGCGCCCCCGCCGTCCTGGCGCAGGTGGCCTGGGGGGGCTGGCCCCTGAGCGCGGCGGCCTGCGCGGCCGCCCGCTACGTGCAGCACCTGTGCCCCGGCGTGCAGGCTTACGTCCTGCTGTCCATCTCGGTGGACCGCTTCTACACCATCGTGCACCCGCTCAGCTTCAAGGTATCTCGGCAGAAGGCCAAGAAGATGATCTTGGCCTCCTGCGCGCTAGACGCCGCCCTGGTGGCGCCTTGCCTCTACTTCTACGGCGCGGCGCCCGCCGACGGCCGCCACTGCCGCTTCTTCCTGCCCGACGGCCGGGGCGGCGTCTCCTACGCCGCCGCGCACCTCCTGCTGGGCTTCGCCCTCCCGGCGGGCCTGGTGGCGTCCTTCTACGGGCGGGTGGTCCGCCACATCTGGAGGATCGGCGCCGACGGGCGCGGCGTGCGCCGCACCGCCAACGCCGTTCCCCGCGCCAAGGTCAAGACGGTGAAAATGTTCCTGGTGCTCAACTGGCTCTTCTTCTCTACGTGGACGCCCTTCTACCTGGCGCAACTGTGGCACCCCCGCGAGGCTCCGTGggaggcgggcgggcggcggcgggcgcTCCTCTTCTTCGCCGCCGTCAGCTGGATTTCCTTCAGCTCGGCCGCCTCCAAGCCCACCTTGTACTCGGTCTACAACGCCAACTTTCGGCGCGGCATGCGCGAGACCTTCTGCACGTCGTCCATCAAGTGTTACCGGAGCAACGCTTACACCATCACCGCCAGCTCGCGATTGGCCAAGAAGAACTACGTGGGCGTGGCAGAACTTCCCGCCAAGGAGGCGGCCCGCCCGCGCTCGGAACGCGACGGAAAAGTCCGGAGCAAGTTGGCCTGGACCTCCGGCGCCCACAACACCTTTGTATAGTGAGCCGGACCCAGACCCGGGCTTCGGCGTGCCCGGTTTTGAGGCAGCCCGAGTCCACTTGGACCCGGCGTGGAAAGAGGATAAACACTGACTGGCTCAAGAGGCCCGGACGCGTCACCGTACCGCTAGTGATTTAGTCGCAGTCGTCgcaatgcgtttttttttttgcaatggtcACTTTGAATAAAGGGGTGGAACTGAAAACACTTTGGGTTTTTCATGCCATCCTTTCATTTGTTGGAGTCCGATTGGACGACAGCGATCGAAGGACGTCCGAGACACCATTCCATATGTCCGTGCGTTTATTTCTTTCAGGGACAAACTCGAGCCAACAAGTGCAAAAGGAGAGAGAGCGACACGAGCGTTCTCCCAACGGCGACCAATCCACGTGGCTTCTCGCCACGAGGAGCCTTCCGGTAAACTCCACTTACTCGGGAAGTCGACAAAGACGGGATTCCGATCGGCGCTTTGGTTTTGGTCCGTCGCGCGGCCGTCTTCCAGCGGGGCCAGTGGACGTGGGCCggcgaccgaccgaccgaccctTCCGGTCCCGTCTAGATAAAACTGGCCTAAGGAAACAAGGGAATGCGCCGCAGAGGGACGGCCGGCCCCCCATCAGGCGCTGCTTTTGGTGCTGCTTTTGGCGCTGCTTTTGGCACCGTTGGCGGATCCTCTGTGCTGGTCGTCGGCCGTCAGCAGGGCTTTGATCTCGGAGGGGATCTTGCCCTGGTCCATGGCCGAGCACCACTGCTTGTACTGCGCccggacagacacggacacggacacgAAAGGCAAGTTGAGGTGGAGGTCAATTGGGCGGAGCTACGGCCGAATTTCTCCTCACCATGTCAAGCTCCTCCCTGAGCGCGCAGATGGCCCTCTCTTTGCTGGAGACCAGTTCCTCCAGGTACTGGTAGCGGAGCTTCTTCCTGGCTCGGCACTCCCTGGCGCTCTGCCGGCTACGCTCCAGTTTGGCCTTCAGGTCGATCTTGGCCGGCTTGCGGCCGCGCTTGCCGGGCTTCTTCGCCTTCCCCGTCCCCGTCGAGGCCGGGGACAGCAGCTGATTGGGTACAAGGTAGGATTAGAGGGTTAGCTCGCTGCTAAGGCTAGCGCAGAGGCGACGTTGGAGGGTTAGCTCGCTGCTAAGGCTGCGACGGTGGAGGGTTAGCTCGCTGCTAAGGCTAGCGCAGAAGCAACGGCGGCGGTGGGTTAGCTCGCTGCTAAGGCTAGCGCAGTGGCGACGGCGCAACATGTCGGCCACTGCCGCCCTCACCTTGTTGTTTTCGTCCATGTCCATGGCGAAAGTTCAGCGCCGAGGGCCGGCGCTCGGCTTCCGACGTCCAAAATGTCCCAAAAGACACCGACAGACGGCAATAAAAACGAGGAAGCCTCGAGTAAACACAGCCTGAGCCGAGCCGAGTGGAGTGGTGACGTCAGCGTAAACCACGCCCCTCCGTCTTCAAAACTTTATGGAAACAACAGAGAGGAAGAGCCAACACTATTTCGGATTTCAATGAAAAGTTCTGGATTTTAACTTTCAACTGTAACATATATAATTGGGAGATAAATATTGGATGGGTTAGTGACCCTTAAAATGTCCACCTCACATTTTGGCGCTAAATGGGACAAAATGTTGGCCCTGACCAAAAAACAGCCAGTGTAAAGGTCATCCGTCTGGTGTATGATTAACCGGGAAGCAAACGTCCACGCCTTATCTCGCGCGGTCGGTACGGTCACGGGGACGACAAAATTGTGCGTGTACTTCCTCGCCGTAGGCTCCGCCTTCCGCCAGGTGTAAGGAGCTTAAGCCCGCTGAACGAGGGCTGACCTTCCCCGGGAGGATTTGCGGCGGGCCGCCGGGCATCGCTTTGGCCGCTTTTGCTCGGGCGTTTGGACGCTCGCCGCCGAGGCCCCGCATGACCTTTGAGAGACCCTTCATGGCTGACATCCCGTAGAAGGTGAGCGGTCCTCGTCCCCGTCAGGTGCGCCGGTCGCCTATTGTCGGAATGTTCCCAAGAGATAAAGCTTTAGCGGCCGCCAGGTTGGCGTCAACAAACCTTGTTTCTGGTCAGCTgacccgcacacacacaaatagggGTGTGATATATCGTGATCGCTTTTATCTTAAAAGGTTATCGATTATATATTTacactcgtgtgtgtgtgtgtgtttgtttgtgtgtgtgtccaaaTCTTTTGATCGTCTTACTTTGTTGTCCTGGTGTGCAAGCGTGTGCGACAGCTGATGTGTTGTCTCCGCCTCCGCCGCAATATAAAAGATTATCTGTGTGAAGAAGGGGAGGGGCCACAGGATAGAGCCCGCCCACCCTCTTTAGTTTCCGCACCATGAGCCATCGCAACACGCGCCGTCAAGTGTTTTTTGTCCCGTCCCTTCTGTTACCGTGACAATGTTACCCGGTCCGTGTTTGTCCTCGTCTCCGTGGTAACCGAACACGGGGGGAGGGGCCGCGTGCTGAGTTCAGGGGGCGTGGCTCTCGTCCCTCGTCGGGTGTCGTCCACGctgaaaatatattgtttttgacCACGGCTTCGCAGGATGGAGCATTTAGAGGaactcttgttttgtttttctcgtAGTCCCGGATGATGGAGGAGATGAACGGAGGAGACCGGACCCCGGCCTTCGCCTCCGCCGTTTTCGGCGGGCACTACACCAAGTGAGACCCGGAGCTTAGACCGTGACCTGGAGAAGCAATTAGCCGCGACCTAGAAATCTCCATCCAGACCGGATCTTCGGAAAACATGAGACCTGGACTAGACGTGGACTAGACGTGGACTAGAGGTGGACTAGACGTGGACTAGAGGTGGACTAGAGGTGGACTACACGTGGACTAGAGGTGGACTAGACGTGGACTAGATGTGGACTAGACGTGGACTAGACATGGACTAGAGGCGGACTAGAGGTGGACTAGAGGCGGACTAGAGGTGGACTAGAGGCGGACTAGACGCGGACTAGACGCGGACTAGACGCGGACTAGACGCGGACTAGACGCGGACTAGACGCGGACTAGACGCGGACTAGACCTTGGACGACCTGCGGGGCGTAGAGGTCTTCAAAATGGAGACGTGCCCTCCATCTGGACTTGGTTGTCGGCGAGCCGCGTGTTTGAGAATGTCAACAAAGAAAATCCCCATTTTTCCGTTTGCCACAGCGGCCGCGACGCGCCCGGAGCGAACGGCGACCCCCGCGGCCAAGCCCTGACGGGTGAGTCCCTCAACCCTCGTCCGTTTCCCATCGTCGGTGGGCAGAAAAGTTCTGAAAGATGGGCTGTTTTGACTGCCATGCAGGAAGCGAACAAGTCTATTTCCCGCACTCTTCgtccaaatacaaaaaaagtgagTGAGCCCACCTCTGCGGGATGTTGCGTCGCGGCGCGTGGTGACCATTTTTACCCCTGTGCGCGTCAGAGCGGAGGACGGCGTGGACCAGCGACGGCCCGACGGATACGTCGGAGTACCGAGTGGAGGTTTCCGGCCCGGCCGACCGGTGGCGTCCGTCCCGGACCCGGAGGCCGGCTCGCCGCGTGCCTCACCGCCGCTTTTTGCCGTGGCAGCACCTGAGCACGTTGGTGTTGGAGCGCAAAGCCGGTCTGCTGACGGTGGAGGACGGCGTGCGACGTCTGCGGCTGCTCCACGCCAAAGGGAAGATCTGGACGCAGGACATGACGCTGCGGGTGGACTGCCGCGACATCGGCTTGATAGACGGCGACGGCGAGGTGGCTCTTCTTGGCTTTTTGTGTTTCCGTGGCCGTCATGGGGGCCGTCCCTACGTTTGGCGTGCTTTCAGTGCGAGCTGGAGGTCTTCCCGTTGGCGTCGGTGCAGCGCTGCCAGGCCGTGGCCGACGCGTGCAGCTTCGACTCCATCTTGGCGCTGGTCTGCAAGGAGGCGGGTCAAAGCAAGGCCGACCTTCACTTGTTCCAGTGCGACGACGTCAAGGTAGGCCTGGGCGGTTGAGGATCCGCTGGCTGTTTGCGACCACCCAAACGCCGCCGCCCCGCAGGCCCACCTGATCCACGCCGACATCCAGAGCGCTCTGACGGACGCCAAAGGAGGAAAACCCAAGAAACGACCGGACGTCCTCAAGTGAGTCGAGTCGCCCGCCGGGCACCGTCTTGGCGTAAATCCCCGAAGCCGTCGTCGTGACGAGGATGATTGCCGTAGGATGATTCGGAGCGACGTCCGAATCCCGCCTCCCCCCGCCGCGCCCGCCCCCGAACCGCCGCCCGTCTCGGAGGTCGACGAGAGGGTGGCCGGGCGGCTCCGGAACGGTGAGTTGGGCGTCGGGGCGGCCTGCCTGAGGGGGGGGGGATCGACCTCAGCGCCCGGTCTTTGGCACGCAGGCGAAGGAGTGACGGAGGCGGCGGCCGGCGTGGACCGCGACGTGGTGAGAGGAACGCACCGGCCGATGGCTAGCTAGGAGAACGTTGGGTGACGACTTTGTCGCCGTCCGCCGCCCAGCGGATCCTCAATCGCATCCTGGACGACATCGAGGCATTTGTCGGCAAACTGCAGAAAGCGGCCGAGGCCTACGGGCAACTGGCCGAGCGCAAgaacaagaagaacaagaagagaAGTCCCGGAGGTGGCGTCAGGCCAACGGCGTCCTCTTGGCGGCGCGGCCACGTTGACCCCCGTTGTTCCCGTCCCGTCCTCCAGAGGGGCTCCTGACGCTGCGCTCCAGGCCTCCCGCCGAGGAGCAGTTTGTCGACTGTTTGCAGAAGTTCAAATTTGCCTTCAACCAGCTGgtgaggcggcggcggccatcttggcctCCGCGCCGACCGACCGACCCGGCCTCCGCGGCGGCAAATGACGCCGGCCGCTTCTGTCCCGCAGGGCAAACTGAACGCCCACATCCGGAACCCCAGCGCGCAGGAGCTTCTTCACTTCCTCTTCGCCCCCCTCAGAATGGTACGTCCCGCCGCGGCCGGGGTGGAAAAGGTCAAGCCACGGCGGCGGCCGCCCTGTTTCCCGCAGGTGGTGCGGGCGTCGGGCGGCCCCGACCTGGCCCGCGGCACCGTCGTCCCCCTGCTCACCCAGCAGGCCGTGGAATTCCTGCGCGCCGCCGTCACGCCGGATGAGCGCCGCCTGTGGGCGGCGTTGGGGGACGGCTGGACCAAGTGCAGGTCAAAGCTCTCGCTCCACTTTCCTGCCGTTTGGCGTCCTTCTCAAGCCGCCGCGACACGTGGGCGTTTAGGTCGGAGTGGCCCGAGGACCATGACTTCCCGCCCTGCCCGCTGGCGTTCGCCGACGGTTGGCGACCGCCGCCGACGTCCCCGTCTCCGGCGTCCCCGTCTCCGGAAGATCGGCCGGCCGTGAGTCCGGCAAAGGAGGTGAGCTCCCCGGCGACCGATCGCCCGTGACGCGGCTTCCCGATCCCGTCCTTTCTCGTAGTCGTCCCCGCCGGCGCCCCCCAGGCGGATGCGGGAGCCAGAGGCGGGCGAGCCCCGGCCGTGAGTGGCGCGCCGCCGACCGGGCGACTTTTGGGAGACTGGCACCGACCTCGCCGGCGCCTGTCTTTCAGGACGCGAACCAAACAGTTTGCCAAATCCAAGTATGACTTTGTGGCCAGGAACAACACGGAGCTGTCGGTGCTCAAAGATGAGCTAGTGGAGGCAAGAGCGACCCCTCGCCTTGACCCCGCCCCCGTCTTGGCCTCACTCGCCTTCCGCCCGTCAGGTGGTGGACGACAAGAAGCAGTGGTGGAAAGTGCGAAACGGCGACGGCCTGCTGGGTTACGTGCCAAACAACATCCTGGAAGCGCCGGCGCCGGCGGTGGACATCAGCAGCGCCCGCGGCGACGGCGTTTACAGTCACACCATCCAGGTGAGCACCCGGCGACGGAAAAGCCCAATTTATCAAACCTGACCGTCcgcttccttgttttttttgtgtgtccccGTAAAGCTTATGATGCCGCGGAAGGAGTTTGAGATGTTCAAGGtaggggggcggggcttagcCGCTTTGCTTCGCGCTCTCGAGCCGGCAGGTCCGAATCTCCCTTCTTTTCCGCGTCTTTTTGTTAGCGTTTGATGCTAACGGGCTGGGCGATTCTTCCCTTTGGTAGCTCTTGCTAGATTTTCTGCCCGTTCTATTTTTCCCGTGCAAACTTCGAATGACTTTTTTTCGCCGGCATCGGTTGAGGGAAAACCCGAATTTGACTGCCGGCGGACGCCGAGAGCCGCCGCTTACCAGAGGCGGGCGTCGCCCAGCCCTAGTTTGCCCTCCCCGTCAGCTAGCGCCAGTTAGCTTgtgctgttttgttttctgtCGCGTCGCTCGCAGCAATTACTAGGAGAGCTCAACGAGGTAACGGCGCCGCCGCCCCCCGCCGCGTCCCTCTTTGACCCGGACGGGCGACGCTCTCTCACCCGTCTATTTCCCCCGGCGCCCGCAGAAGCAGAGCGGCAGCGGAACGGTGCGCCTTCCGGAAAAtagcgcgccgccgccgccacccccCGCGCCGCCACCCGTCGCGCAGACCGCCGAGCCGGCCGTCGCACGTCGCGTCGCCTCGCCGTCCGGAGACGACAACGGTGGCCCGAGCGCCCTCGCGGAGCGTGAGTATATCTCTGCATCTTCGTGACCGGAtcattcgcctaaagacgtttcgccgacggacgttagacagacggacaggtggccgaatggacgttccgccgaacgttcattcggcagAATGGATTTGACCGactttgagagcattttgagccgtttggcgaatggacgtatatagacgtttttttgcccacattgcgacattttaccaaggaattcacttccctgggctcaattctaatgtccaaagagctctagtatttgtatttaatctttaaacgctgttttcggctggatttgacccgatggctgtcattttacggctcggttctgctacatctgcccgcccaagggtgcttattcccgggctgccattgacgctagactaataaattgagagtgatgagcggcaaagggaaatgaatcattgatttttactatcatttggacaacgcctccgttcggcgaaacctccattcggcgacctgtccgtctgtcaaacgtccgtcggcgaaacgtctttaggcgaatcatccgagtaccctgcATCTTTACTTTTGAGTTTTCATTTCAAGCTTTACTCGATCCAAC harbors:
- the eps8a gene encoding epidermal growth factor receptor kinase substrate 8a isoform X4; the protein is MAEHHCLYCARTDTDTDTKGKLRWRSIGRSYGRISPHHVKLLPERADGPLFAGDQFLQVLVAELLPGSALPGALPATLQFGLQVDLGRLAAALAGLLRLPRPRRGRGQQLIGYKSRMMEEMNGGDRTPAFASAVFGGHYTNGRDAPGANGDPRGQALTGSEQVYFPHSSSKYKKKRRTAWTSDGPTDTSEYRVEHLSTLVLERKAGLLTVEDGVRRLRLLHAKGKIWTQDMTLRVDCRDIGLIDGDGECELEVFPLASVQRCQAVADACSFDSILALVCKEAGQSKADLHLFQCDDVKAHLIHADIQSALTDAKGGKPKKRPDVLKMIRSDVRIPPPPAAPAPEPPPVSEVDERVAGRLRNGEGVTEAAAGVDRDVRILNRILDDIEAFVGKLQKAAEAYGQLAERKNKKNKKRSPGEGLLTLRSRPPAEEQFVDCLQKFKFAFNQLGKLNAHIRNPSAQELLHFLFAPLRMVVRASGGPDLARGTVVPLLTQQAVEFLRAAVTPDERRLWAALGDGWTKCRSEWPEDHDFPPCPLAFADGWRPPPTSPSPASPSPEDRPAVSPAKESSPPAPPRRMREPEAGEPRPTRTKQFAKSKYDFVARNNTELSVLKDELVEVVDDKKQWWKVRNGDGLLGYVPNNILEAPAPAVDISSARGDGVYSHTIQLMMPRKEFEMFKQLLGELNEKQSGSGTVRLPENSAPPPPPPAPPPVAQTAEPAVARRVASPSGDDNGGPSALAERRKSNMEEVQDELLHRLTLGRGAHKKLAGASRPAAGLPGVSITYESSPADVRGWLEAKGFAPTTIGSLGVLTGAQLFSLNKDELKTVCPEDGARVFSQVTVQKAALESQSGNELQEIMRRRQEILEAGDSGVRPLDGGTAR
- the eps8a gene encoding epidermal growth factor receptor kinase substrate 8a isoform X7 yields the protein MAEHHCLYCARTDTDTDTKGKLRWRSIGRSYGRISPHHVKLLPERADGPLFAGDQFLQVLVAELLPGSALPGALPATLQFGLQVDLGRLAAALAGLLRLPRPRRGRGQQLIGYKSRMMEEMNGGDRTPAFASAVFGGHYTNGRDAPGANGDPRGQALTGSEQVYFPHSSSKYKKKRRTAWTSDGPTDTSEYRVEHLSTLVLERKAGLLTVEDGVRRLRLLHAKGKIWTQDMTLRVDCRDIGLIDGDGECELEVFPLASVQRCQAVADACSFDSILALVCKEAGQSKADLHLFQCDDVKAHLIHADIQSALTDAKGGKPKKRPDVLKMIRSDVRIPPPPAAPAPEPPPVSEVDERVAGRLRNGELGVGAACLRGGGSTSAPGLWHAGEGVTEAAAGVDRDVRILNRILDDIEAFVGKLQKAAEAYGQLAERKNKKNKKRSPGEGLLTLRSRPPAEEQFVDCLQKFKFAFNQLGKLNAHIRNPSAQELLHFLFAPLRMVVRASGGPDLARGTVVPLLTQQAVEFLRAAVTPDERRLWAALGDGWTKCRSEWPEDHDFPPCPLAFADGWRPPPTSPSPASPSPEDRPAVSPAKESSPPAPPRRMREPEAGEPRPTRTKQFAKSKYDFVARNNTELSVLKDELVEVVDDKKQWWKVRNGDGLLGYVPNNILEAPAPAVDISSARGDGVYSHTIQLMMPRKEFEMFKQLLGELNEKQSGSGTVRLPENSAPPPPPPAPPPVAQTAEPAVARRVASPSGDDNGGPSALAERRKSNMEEVQDELLHRLTLGRGAHKKLAGASRPAAGLPGVSITYESSPADVRGWLEAKGFAPTRGRGVADVRVQKTAAIFQNGG
- the eps8a gene encoding epidermal growth factor receptor kinase substrate 8a isoform X6, producing MAEHHCLYCARTDTDTDTKGKLRWRSIGRSYGRISPHHVKLLPERADGPLFAGDQFLQVLVAELLPGSALPGALPATLQFGLQVDLGRLAAALAGLLRLPRPRRGRGQQLIGYKSRMMEEMNGGDRTPAFASAVFGGHYTNGRDAPGANGDPRGQALTGSEQVYFPHSSSKYKKKRRTAWTSDGPTDTSEYRVEHLSTLVLERKAGLLTVEDGVRRLRLLHAKGKIWTQDMTLRVDCRDIGLIDGDGECELEVFPLASVQRCQAVADACSFDSILALVCKEAGQSKADLHLFQCDDVKAHLIHADIQSALTDAKGGKPKKRPDVLKMIRSDVRIPPPPAAPAPEPPPVSEVDERVAGRLRNGELGVGAACLRGGGSTSAPGLWHAGEGVTEAAAGVDRDVRILNRILDDIEAFVGKLQKAAEAYGQLAERKNKKNKKRSPGEGLLTLRSRPPAEEQFVDCLQKFKFAFNQLGKLNAHIRNPSAQELLHFLFAPLRMVVRASGGPDLARGTVVPLLTQQAVEFLRAAVTPDERRLWAALGDGWTKCRSEWPEDHDFPPCPLAFADGWRPPPTSPSPASPSPEDRPAVSPAKESSPPAPPRRMREPEAGEPRPTRTKQFAKSKYDFVARNNTELSVLKDELVEVVDDKKQWWKVRNGDGLLGYVPNNILEAPAPAVDISSARGDGVYSHTIQLMMPRKEFEMFKQLLGELNEKQSGSGTVRLPENSAPPPPPPAPPPVAQTAEPAVARRVASPSGDDNGGPSALAERRKSNMEEVQDELLHRLTLGRGAHKKLAGASRPAAGLPGVSITYESSPADVRGWLEAKGFAPTTIGSLGVLTGAQLFSLNKDELKTVCPEDGARVFSQVTVQKAALEVFF